From a single Sphingobium sp. genomic region:
- a CDS encoding helix-turn-helix domain-containing protein → MKNNRFGITLGVKEHLHSGKPITRLEALILFGVSNLTDAISEMRKEGWIIESRSISFAAAVKRVNEYAVLEPPKNLPVREIQLTEYWMSK, encoded by the coding sequence ATGAAAAACAATCGTTTTGGAATTACGCTTGGTGTCAAAGAGCACCTCCATAGTGGGAAGCCCATCACTCGTTTGGAAGCGCTTATCCTTTTCGGCGTATCGAACCTAACCGATGCCATCAGCGAGATGCGCAAGGAAGGGTGGATCATTGAATCCCGGTCCATCTCGTTCGCCGCCGCCGTCAAACGCGTAAATGAATACGCTGTCCTTGAACCACCCAAAAACCTGCCGGTGCGCGAGATACAGCTCACCGAATACTGGATGAGTAAGTGA
- a CDS encoding DUF2779 domain-containing protein encodes MSSEPRKHGLSKSRTTAFEQCPKKLWLSVHRRDLAETQAQSELRFAVGHKVGAIACDLVPGGVMIEAQPDLRAALEQTADLLAAGYRGPIYEATFVHDGVLIQADILEPVGQNGWRMAEVKSSTGVKDYHFGDLATQVWVLEHCGIEIDDAAIRHIDTGFILTNLGDYRGLLKDAPLLEMVRPIVSMRNEVVANARQTLAGSEPQIDTGPHCLKPFSCEFQGYCSKDIPPPPEWPIAILPRIGGRLADEMAKEEIFDLRDLPAEFLKKPQHRIVHQATVSGIAYHDPAGAIQTTKDWDFPRHYLDFETIALPVPAWIGTRPYEQVPFQFSCHVETADGAIEHHSFLSVDGSDPRRKCAEALIACLGTSGSIIAYNASFERSCVRGLAKACPDIAAELEAIASRFVDLLPVTQAHYYHRDQRGSWSIKKVLPTIAPELDYSDLEVGDGAAAQLVWLEAASLNCNSERRVEIGLSLQAYCERDTWAMVILLRRLLSA; translated from the coding sequence ATGAGTTCTGAGCCCCGAAAACACGGCCTTTCAAAATCCCGCACCACGGCTTTCGAGCAGTGTCCAAAGAAGCTCTGGCTTTCAGTGCATCGGCGCGATCTTGCTGAAACACAGGCGCAGTCAGAGCTTCGTTTTGCAGTTGGTCATAAGGTTGGCGCCATAGCCTGTGACCTTGTGCCCGGCGGCGTCATGATAGAAGCGCAGCCAGACCTTAGGGCGGCCTTGGAGCAGACTGCTGATTTGCTGGCGGCCGGCTACCGTGGTCCAATCTACGAAGCGACCTTTGTGCATGATGGGGTGCTCATCCAAGCTGACATCCTAGAACCAGTCGGCCAGAATGGCTGGCGAATGGCAGAAGTCAAAAGCTCCACAGGAGTGAAAGACTATCATTTTGGCGATCTAGCAACTCAAGTCTGGGTCTTGGAGCATTGCGGCATTGAAATTGATGATGCGGCTATCCGCCACATCGACACAGGGTTCATCTTGACCAATTTGGGAGACTATCGCGGCCTGCTGAAGGATGCGCCGCTGCTTGAAATGGTTCGCCCAATCGTTTCCATGCGAAATGAGGTGGTTGCGAATGCGCGGCAGACACTGGCTGGTTCCGAACCACAAATTGATACCGGGCCGCACTGTCTGAAGCCCTTTTCTTGCGAATTTCAGGGATATTGCAGCAAGGACATACCGCCCCCACCCGAATGGCCCATTGCTATTCTGCCGAGAATTGGCGGCCGCCTTGCTGATGAAATGGCCAAGGAGGAGATATTTGACCTCCGAGATCTGCCAGCGGAGTTTTTGAAGAAACCGCAACACCGCATTGTTCACCAAGCGACGGTAAGCGGCATTGCATATCATGACCCGGCTGGAGCAATACAGACGACAAAAGATTGGGATTTCCCTAGACACTATCTCGACTTTGAGACGATCGCGCTTCCGGTGCCTGCATGGATAGGAACCCGGCCATATGAGCAAGTCCCATTCCAGTTTTCCTGCCATGTAGAGACTGCTGACGGTGCTATAGAACACCATTCATTTCTGAGTGTGGATGGGTCTGATCCTCGGCGCAAATGCGCAGAGGCCTTAATTGCGTGTTTGGGAACGTCCGGGTCAATCATTGCCTATAACGCTAGTTTCGAGCGTAGCTGTGTAAGAGGCCTTGCGAAGGCCTGCCCAGACATCGCGGCGGAGCTTGAGGCCATTGCTTCGCGGTTTGTGGACCTTCTGCCCGTTACCCAGGCGCATTATTACCACAGAGATCAGCGGGGCAGTTGGTCAATCAAGAAGGTGCTTCCGACAATTGCGCCAGAGCTTGATTATTCCGACCTCGAGGTTGGCGATGGCGCAGCGGCCCAGCTTGTTTGGCTCGAAGCCGCGTCGCTCAATTGTAATTCGGAACGAAGAGTGGAAATTGGCTTATCCCTTCAAGCATATTGCGAGCGGGATACATGGGCGATGGTTATCCTTCTAAGGAGGCTCTTATCAGCATGA
- a CDS encoding CHAT domain-containing tetratricopeptide repeat protein: MADIFRYPLNLISNAKISSFCIVAFMCAFIMPATASAEQTNPASGIEANEVTNPLDDDNEYQGWIVDANNAEAARDGEKLEKLAKYMIAKQQSYQSRNYFILAIAYLRLADAYSLQRRPDEAIEAAHQAYEMIKTSEGGQSLVTARAMQRLADFLSNGGRHEEALDIARQALDLSRRVLGDEHSDTIEAMEAIGRIQNSLGHYAEALDVQRKVVTWHRKVNGVDHPDTLFAMSFLGIYLAELGLYAEGLEIQEQVVEVSRRVNGDEHPDTLFPMAALGLSLLSVGRYDEALGIQRRVLELSRKVDGEAAVSTIVAMQNLALSLFKIGRYAEALELQREVVEFNGEDSRNRPAIIGVLAIMLNVAGRAEESFELYKQALELSSRFDGPGHPTSLHLMNELAKALSKLGRSDEALELQKQTLEMCQKLLGEAHPKTLEVQESLAINLSQKGHPAQALELQKQVLELRRKVLGEEHPDTISALEGIAAILINLRRFDDALEIQQQVVAQSRKVLGEGHPTTILSINGFAALLSIYEASPQALDIQKQTLEIIRPAWGENHPNTLEAKNLLTMSLLMQPDGSPEALVYAREVYEAKIGRIAELEGLGAHGEDQARRERIKLDRSSHLFADALWVSSRGKASSGSSVEEVFQALQRGSSGTVSDAVASSAALRHAAASGVEEAARRRRDLVGQWLASEKQSLEAMGSTSQRDVARREVLGERMKEISNEIRAIDSVLEKQAPRYFSILQQAPLRILEARRLLKKGEAILLIAPTSFGTHVIVLTEKGIAWKRSELNRDHIERLVSRLRSDLDPAGTSGARGPDMSLPGAGAMPSFDRKSAHDLYAALIKPAAELLNGSSQVYIVTDGALASLPFGVLVTKEPMEGEEDADPDVLRNTAWLADAWPIVQLPSLQSLAYLRTYNRPAIGALASNGFAGFGDPLLGGKPFERGSRTDSLPAVDVNSLTGAGVTDNGALLMDPERLRRLARLPGTATELEGVRLSLKAPASSLRLAEQMTESSIRTSNLTGVGILHLATHGLTAVQSGTLAEPGLVFTPPDEATSADDGYLSSSEVIGLDLTNTDWVILSACSTAAASGKDGEAGLSGLARSFFYAGASTLLVSHWPVYDDVAARITTSTINYSATGMSRAQALQTAMQDVRLSPDPRFAHPSAWAPFSILGDGR, from the coding sequence ATCATCGTTCTGCATTGTTGCGTTCATGTGCGCATTCATCATGCCTGCCACGGCCTCCGCAGAGCAGACGAACCCTGCATCGGGAATTGAGGCGAATGAGGTCACCAATCCTCTCGACGATGACAATGAGTATCAGGGCTGGATAGTGGATGCCAATAACGCTGAAGCGGCACGGGATGGAGAAAAACTAGAAAAATTGGCAAAATATATGATTGCAAAACAGCAATCATATCAAAGTCGGAATTATTTTATATTGGCGATAGCCTATCTCCGGCTTGCCGATGCTTACAGCCTCCAGCGGAGGCCTGATGAAGCGATTGAGGCTGCGCATCAGGCTTACGAAATGATCAAGACATCGGAAGGCGGTCAAAGTCTGGTGACAGCTCGTGCCATGCAGAGGCTTGCGGACTTTCTTTCTAACGGGGGCCGACATGAAGAAGCGCTCGATATTGCTAGGCAGGCCCTCGATTTAAGCCGAAGGGTTCTGGGTGATGAGCACTCAGATACTATAGAGGCGATGGAAGCTATTGGTAGAATTCAGAATTCTCTTGGGCATTACGCTGAGGCCCTTGATGTTCAGAGGAAGGTCGTGACCTGGCATCGCAAGGTCAATGGCGTGGATCATCCTGATACCTTATTCGCAATGTCTTTCCTTGGCATCTATCTAGCCGAACTCGGTCTTTATGCTGAGGGGCTCGAAATTCAAGAGCAGGTCGTTGAAGTAAGCCGGAGGGTCAACGGGGATGAGCATCCTGATACATTATTCCCCATGGCCGCGCTTGGTCTCTCGCTATTGAGTGTTGGGCGTTATGACGAGGCGCTCGGAATCCAAAGGCGGGTTCTCGAACTATCGCGAAAGGTCGACGGTGAGGCGGCGGTGAGTACAATCGTGGCCATGCAGAACCTTGCTCTAAGTCTGTTCAAAATTGGGCGTTACGCGGAGGCTCTAGAGCTTCAGAGAGAGGTCGTTGAATTCAACGGCGAAGACAGCCGAAACAGACCCGCAATCATCGGGGTGCTAGCCATAATGCTGAATGTGGCTGGGCGTGCCGAGGAGTCTTTTGAGCTTTATAAGCAGGCTCTCGAACTTTCCAGCAGGTTTGATGGGCCGGGCCATCCGACGAGCCTGCATTTAATGAACGAACTTGCGAAGGCTTTATCCAAACTGGGACGTTCAGATGAGGCCCTTGAGCTGCAGAAACAGACACTTGAAATGTGCCAGAAGCTTCTGGGGGAGGCTCATCCGAAAACGCTCGAGGTCCAGGAAAGCCTTGCGATTAACTTGTCCCAAAAGGGGCATCCGGCTCAGGCTCTTGAGTTGCAGAAACAGGTCCTTGAACTGCGCCGCAAGGTTCTCGGAGAAGAGCATCCAGATACAATTAGCGCCTTGGAAGGCATTGCCGCTATTTTGATCAATCTTCGACGCTTCGATGATGCGCTTGAAATCCAACAGCAGGTCGTTGCGCAATCACGCAAGGTTCTTGGAGAAGGGCATCCAACAACAATACTTTCCATAAATGGTTTTGCCGCCCTTTTGTCGATCTACGAGGCTTCCCCTCAGGCTCTCGACATCCAGAAGCAGACTTTAGAGATTATCCGCCCGGCTTGGGGAGAAAATCATCCGAATACGCTTGAGGCGAAGAACTTACTTACCATGTCTCTGCTTATGCAGCCTGACGGTTCGCCTGAGGCACTTGTGTATGCACGAGAGGTTTATGAAGCGAAAATCGGGCGTATCGCGGAACTGGAAGGGTTGGGGGCACACGGCGAAGATCAAGCGCGACGAGAGCGTATCAAGCTTGATCGTTCGTCCCATCTGTTTGCTGATGCGCTGTGGGTATCTTCTCGGGGAAAAGCTTCTTCAGGTAGCTCGGTCGAGGAGGTTTTTCAGGCTTTGCAGAGAGGCTCGAGCGGAACTGTCTCCGATGCTGTAGCCAGCAGTGCCGCCCTGCGCCATGCCGCGGCTTCAGGCGTCGAGGAGGCAGCGAGAAGGCGGCGTGACTTGGTCGGTCAATGGCTGGCGAGCGAGAAACAGTCGCTTGAGGCTATGGGTTCGACCAGTCAAAGAGATGTAGCCAGAAGAGAAGTTCTTGGCGAGAGGATGAAGGAGATCAGCAACGAGATCCGTGCCATCGACAGCGTGCTCGAAAAGCAGGCACCGCGGTACTTCTCCATCCTGCAACAAGCGCCCCTGCGCATTCTGGAGGCGAGAAGGCTGTTGAAGAAGGGCGAGGCCATCCTCCTCATTGCGCCAACCTCGTTCGGCACCCATGTTATCGTCCTTACCGAAAAGGGCATCGCCTGGAAACGCTCGGAACTCAATCGCGATCATATTGAAAGACTGGTGAGCCGGCTTCGGAGTGACCTCGATCCGGCCGGTACTTCCGGCGCACGCGGCCCGGACATGTCCTTGCCCGGGGCAGGCGCCATGCCCTCGTTCGACCGCAAGAGTGCCCATGATCTTTATGCGGCCCTGATCAAGCCGGCGGCGGAACTGCTGAATGGCAGTTCACAGGTTTACATTGTCACCGATGGAGCCTTGGCTTCGTTACCCTTTGGTGTCCTTGTGACCAAGGAGCCGATGGAGGGCGAGGAGGATGCTGATCCTGACGTCCTACGCAATACTGCATGGCTTGCTGACGCATGGCCGATCGTCCAGCTGCCCTCTCTGCAGTCGCTCGCCTATTTGCGCACCTACAACCGGCCGGCAATCGGGGCGCTCGCCAGTAACGGCTTTGCAGGGTTCGGTGATCCGCTTCTTGGCGGCAAGCCCTTTGAGAGAGGTTCGAGAACCGATTCACTGCCTGCGGTCGACGTGAACAGCCTTACGGGTGCCGGCGTGACAGACAATGGCGCGCTTCTGATGGACCCGGAACGGCTGCGCCGCCTTGCCCGTCTGCCCGGCACTGCAACGGAGCTTGAAGGGGTACGCCTGAGCCTTAAAGCGCCTGCATCATCCCTGCGTCTGGCAGAGCAGATGACCGAAAGCTCCATAAGAACCAGCAACCTCACCGGTGTCGGCATACTGCACCTTGCCACACATGGTCTGACTGCAGTTCAGAGCGGCACGCTTGCAGAGCCGGGCCTTGTGTTCACGCCTCCGGACGAGGCTACATCTGCAGACGATGGATATCTCTCATCATCGGAAGTGATCGGCCTCGATCTCACCAATACAGACTGGGTCATCCTGTCTGCATGCAGCACGGCTGCTGCATCAGGAAAGGATGGCGAGGCAGGACTGTCAGGGCTTGCTCGATCGTTCTTCTATGCAGGCGCCTCAACCCTGCTGGTAAGTCACTGGCCAGTCTATGATGACGTCGCAGCTAGGATCACGACCAGCACCATCAACTACTCGGCTACAGGCATGTCGCGGGCGCAAGCGCTCCAGACAGCTATGCAAGACGTCCGCCTTTCACCCGACCCGCGGTTCGCTCACCCCTCCGCATGGGCTCCCTTCTCCATCCTCGGCGACGGAAGATGA
- a CDS encoding DEAD/DEAH box helicase family protein: MTVKLRNWQVEALNKALTWLLSSQGDRHFIINAAPGAGKTIAACVIARELITRDEIDRVVVIAPRAEVVNQWSADFQRVTGRFMSKVTGSDGDIDALGIDVCSTWAAVQGLQDGLQAICNSSRTLVICDEHHHAAVEAAWGNSADSAFVQAKHVLVLTGTPIRSDGERSVWLAYDDAGAIDHPEGGTYTLTYGEAVDLGYCRPVTFHKHEGRFTVDLDGGESVEVDSHKPAELTRELRGIPGLQNALDFYRLACTPQYQADGVTPLISGYQATMLEWGSRKLDDLRLRMPEAGGLVIAPDIKMAEYMAKLLAAIEGEVPMIVHSQMNNPDARIKAFRNTDKRWIVSVAMISEGVDIKRLRVLVHLPNALTELAFRQAIGRVVRTQGHDDDTRAYVVMPCTETFEAYARRIELEMSPGKRKDTGTPATRKCPACHTECDVKAKECECCGHEFPDRGGPQFKGCSDCDALNPVAATSCHACGTSFGSSFSLTLDEALRTGAIVRGMELDEAEVAAGEMMAGPIRRDVLNSGDSTLIRIYRQLPDESLARFLMIAERARGEA; the protein is encoded by the coding sequence ATGACCGTCAAACTCCGTAATTGGCAGGTCGAAGCCCTCAACAAGGCTCTCACCTGGTTGCTCTCGAGCCAAGGCGACCGCCATTTCATCATCAATGCCGCACCCGGTGCAGGCAAGACCATTGCTGCCTGTGTGATCGCGCGCGAGCTGATCACCCGCGACGAGATCGATCGTGTGGTAGTCATCGCGCCGCGCGCTGAAGTGGTGAACCAATGGTCAGCTGATTTTCAGCGGGTTACTGGCCGCTTCATGAGCAAGGTTACCGGATCTGATGGGGATATCGATGCCCTTGGGATCGATGTCTGCTCGACATGGGCTGCCGTCCAGGGATTGCAGGATGGCCTGCAGGCCATTTGTAATTCGTCAAGGACGCTTGTGATCTGCGATGAGCACCACCATGCAGCAGTCGAAGCTGCATGGGGAAACAGCGCTGACAGTGCCTTTGTCCAGGCAAAACATGTTCTGGTGCTCACCGGCACACCGATCCGGTCCGACGGAGAGCGTTCGGTCTGGTTAGCATATGACGATGCCGGAGCGATAGATCATCCTGAGGGGGGCACTTACACACTCACCTATGGCGAGGCCGTTGACCTTGGCTACTGCCGACCAGTTACCTTTCACAAGCACGAGGGCCGCTTCACCGTGGACCTAGACGGCGGCGAGAGTGTCGAGGTCGACAGCCACAAACCCGCTGAGCTGACTAGGGAACTCAGGGGCATCCCCGGGCTCCAGAACGCCCTAGATTTCTATCGTCTCGCCTGCACGCCCCAGTATCAGGCTGATGGCGTAACACCGTTGATATCAGGCTATCAGGCAACCATGCTGGAGTGGGGCAGCAGAAAACTGGACGATCTTCGTCTCCGCATGCCCGAAGCAGGCGGACTGGTCATCGCTCCTGATATCAAGATGGCTGAGTATATGGCTAAGCTTCTCGCAGCAATCGAGGGCGAGGTACCCATGATTGTTCACAGCCAGATGAATAATCCGGATGCACGCATCAAGGCATTTCGCAACACTGACAAGCGCTGGATTGTATCGGTCGCGATGATTTCGGAAGGCGTCGATATCAAGCGCCTCCGCGTTCTGGTCCACTTGCCCAATGCGCTGACTGAGCTAGCCTTCCGTCAGGCCATTGGACGCGTCGTGCGCACGCAAGGCCACGACGATGATACCCGTGCCTATGTAGTGATGCCCTGCACCGAGACATTTGAGGCTTACGCACGTCGAATTGAGCTCGAAATGTCGCCCGGCAAGCGCAAGGACACGGGGACACCCGCCACACGGAAGTGCCCCGCCTGTCACACCGAGTGTGACGTCAAGGCTAAGGAGTGCGAATGCTGCGGCCATGAGTTTCCAGACCGCGGTGGGCCCCAGTTCAAGGGATGCAGTGATTGCGACGCCCTCAACCCGGTAGCGGCGACAAGCTGTCACGCATGTGGCACCTCTTTCGGTTCATCCTTCTCGCTCACCCTCGATGAAGCACTTCGGACGGGTGCCATTGTTCGCGGCATGGAGCTCGACGAAGCCGAGGTGGCCGCCGGTGAGATGATGGCCGGTCCTATCCGCCGAGATGTGCTTAACTCAGGAGATAGCACACTTATTCGTATCTATCGGCAGCTTCCCGACGAGAGCCTCGCTAGGTTCCTCATGATAGCAGAGCGCGCAAGAGGAGAGGCGTGA